One window of Mesotoga sp. BH458_6_3_2_1 genomic DNA carries:
- the ord gene encoding 2,4-diaminopentanoate dehydrogenase: MAYRVLVWGLGAMGSGVARNIVKKEELRLVGAVEKDPERIGKDLGEYLGGEKTGRLVYSDIEKAIVETRPDIVVIATNSFVEEVLPKIEAAARHHVDILTIAEEMAFPFVSHPEESEILENIAWRYGVSILGTGINPGFVLDLLIIAMTGACLKVDRIEARRINDLSPFGKTVMETQGVGTSPEEFRKGIEKGDIVGHIGFQQSIAMIGNALGWEIDRIEESREPIISNTERKTSVAHVKPGMVAGCKHVGRGYCGEKLMIELVHPQQILPETEGVDTGDYIDIYGDPEIHLSIKPEIPGGKGTIALATNMIPAVIEAAPGLIEMSELPIPRCLLDEIKEM, translated from the coding sequence ATGGCTTACAGAGTTTTGGTGTGGGGCCTGGGAGCAATGGGAAGCGGAGTGGCTAGAAATATTGTGAAGAAAGAAGAACTCAGGCTGGTAGGTGCAGTTGAAAAGGATCCAGAAAGAATCGGAAAGGACCTCGGAGAGTATCTTGGCGGAGAAAAAACGGGAAGACTTGTTTACTCAGACATCGAGAAAGCTATAGTGGAAACGAGACCGGACATTGTAGTAATCGCCACCAATTCCTTCGTCGAAGAAGTCCTTCCGAAGATAGAAGCAGCTGCCAGACACCATGTTGACATTCTTACGATAGCCGAAGAAATGGCCTTCCCATTCGTCTCGCATCCCGAAGAATCGGAAATACTCGAGAATATAGCCTGGCGTTATGGGGTATCCATCCTCGGCACGGGAATAAATCCCGGATTCGTGCTGGACCTCCTCATCATAGCTATGACTGGGGCGTGTCTCAAAGTTGACAGAATCGAGGCTAGAAGAATCAACGATCTTTCTCCGTTTGGAAAGACTGTGATGGAGACTCAAGGAGTGGGGACCTCTCCTGAAGAGTTCAGAAAGGGTATCGAAAAGGGAGATATCGTCGGTCACATTGGATTTCAGCAATCGATAGCGATGATTGGCAATGCACTGGGCTGGGAGATAGACAGAATTGAAGAGAGTCGTGAGCCAATCATTTCAAATACAGAGAGAAAGACGAGCGTTGCGCATGTGAAGCCTGGAATGGTAGCTGGTTGTAAACATGTAGGACGTGGTTACTGCGGCGAGAAGCTCATGATAGAGTTGGTTCATCCTCAGCAAATTCTACCAGAAACTGAAGGAGTGGACACTGGAGATTACATAGATATCTACGGCGACCCGGAAATCCATCTTTCAATAAAACCGGAAATTCCCGGCGGAAAGGGAACGATTGCTCTTGCGACAAATATGATTCCTGCAGTTATCGAAGCGGCTCCAGGACTTATCGAAATGAGCGAACTCCCTATTCCAAGGTGCCTGTTGGACGAAATAAAGGAGATGTAA
- a CDS encoding ExsB family protein: MSAQIENLIDRTIDEIRELTENGRLTVAFSGGLDSTLVAFLASKALGTDNVKLVNVCFGPYSYSKGLEIVTSLADELGLRLEFTPGYEAQERVWRTGPSCNRCTRLAKLPAIRSGVIGLIATGANQSDSWGKTGIVIKDGFYAPLREWTKDEINLALTRFGIDVPRIGEAPVREGCKLKHLLKIMANPSYHGYSVAIANEVLLDEVEDFQHFLANVKIIGPLSKNIALVNVSPFPPEESRTRITKSLEGIDSIDEVRWVGEATVLKIMANPGLYNSPEAREWVLNGRLAPEFAFPIQARWVNSKNNRLETFQVIDCWRLEDDTANSD; the protein is encoded by the coding sequence ATGAGCGCACAGATAGAGAACCTAATAGATAGGACTATAGATGAGATCAGGGAATTGACAGAGAACGGAAGGCTTACGGTTGCCTTTTCGGGAGGTCTCGATTCCACTCTTGTCGCCTTCCTAGCTTCAAAGGCTCTTGGAACCGATAATGTGAAACTTGTCAATGTCTGTTTCGGTCCTTACTCTTACAGCAAAGGTCTTGAAATAGTGACATCGCTGGCAGACGAGCTGGGTCTTCGACTCGAATTCACTCCGGGATACGAGGCTCAAGAAAGAGTCTGGAGGACTGGCCCCTCCTGCAACCGATGCACGCGCCTTGCGAAGCTGCCCGCAATAAGAAGCGGGGTTATTGGTCTTATTGCGACAGGAGCAAATCAATCCGACAGCTGGGGAAAAACTGGAATAGTGATTAAAGACGGCTTCTATGCGCCACTGAGAGAGTGGACGAAGGATGAGATAAATCTGGCTTTGACACGTTTTGGAATCGATGTTCCGAGAATTGGAGAGGCTCCTGTAAGGGAAGGCTGTAAGCTGAAACATCTTTTGAAGATCATGGCAAATCCCTCATACCACGGTTACTCGGTCGCGATCGCAAATGAAGTCCTCCTGGATGAAGTCGAGGACTTCCAGCATTTTCTGGCGAACGTGAAGATAATCGGTCCTCTCTCGAAAAACATCGCATTAGTCAATGTGTCACCTTTTCCGCCGGAAGAAAGTAGAACACGAATCACGAAATCTCTCGAAGGGATAGATTCGATTGATGAAGTAAGATGGGTAGGCGAAGCTACCGTTCTTAAGATAATGGCAAATCCCGGATTGTACAATAGCCCTGAAGCGAGGGAATGGGTTTTGAACGGAAGATTAGCCCCGGAGTTTGCCTTCCCGATTCAGGCCAGATGGGTGAACTCGAAGAATAATCGGCTCGAGACATTTCAGGTTATAGATTGCTGGAGGTTGGAAGATGATACGGCTAATAGTGATTGA
- the oraE gene encoding D-ornithine 4,5-aminomutase subunit OraE, which yields MLPANEKLKVEEILKDLEHYSPKRRGWTWRKRLPKGAKVDGFNYDEISEPLTNSIGLPASHYFDNIDPQPDSVITSEIASGRFEDDIRRMRMAAWHGADHIMVIRTLGQSHIDGLIEGTPEGIGGIPITRKQLRATRKALDIIEEEVGRPINFHSYVSGVAGPEIAVLFAEEGVNGAHQDPQYNILYRGINPVRSFVDAAVAKRIMASVDMLQIDGAHNANASAKRAWKVMPELLVQHAINCAFSVKAGMKKGSIALSTVPPVVSPAPEFKLNFVYALTLRELFKEYRFRAQMNTRYIESDLIDATRIHVLDTLISRLTRADIQSTITPDEGRNVPWHINSIRGVETAKHTLLALDGIKDLLKVNEEVVRPKIREMKMRAILMMEEILEVGGYFEAVEKGFFVDNGQYPERNGDGIARQKNGGIGAGSVVPRDPEYFAPVSEHFGYNNIPEGFSSPDEPIGGCTLQDRSKIKYIDELDESDNVNLRISQQLLDREKGLISPEVEWWGDGWIQLDMTIPDDPDHSEAAALEIAKRMGFTDASVISKTVLHPVEGTYLELKAKVPFKIERDSLKLPEKPDLLSEEEITSFVQEHPMRVVAGTVGNDEHSVGIREILDIKHGGIEKFGFKYTYLGTSVSPEKFIDAAVETGAEAILVSTIITHNEVHVSNMTKIAQLAVEKGVRNKVIIISGGTQITNDLAVACGMDAGFGRGTKGINVASFLVKKKRALLG from the coding sequence ATGCTGCCCGCTAATGAGAAGCTCAAAGTAGAAGAGATTTTGAAAGATCTGGAGCACTACTCTCCAAAGAGAAGAGGTTGGACCTGGAGGAAGAGACTTCCGAAAGGTGCGAAGGTCGACGGTTTCAATTACGACGAGATTTCAGAACCTCTCACGAATAGCATCGGTCTTCCAGCTTCTCACTATTTCGATAACATAGATCCGCAACCCGATTCTGTGATAACTTCCGAGATAGCTTCAGGGAGGTTCGAAGACGACATCAGAAGGATGAGAATGGCCGCATGGCATGGAGCAGACCACATTATGGTTATCAGGACACTAGGCCAGAGTCACATCGATGGCCTGATAGAGGGAACTCCGGAGGGAATTGGTGGAATCCCGATAACCAGGAAGCAGCTAAGGGCTACAAGAAAGGCTCTCGACATCATAGAAGAAGAAGTAGGCAGACCGATTAACTTTCATTCTTATGTGAGTGGAGTGGCGGGACCGGAGATTGCAGTTCTCTTTGCAGAAGAGGGCGTGAACGGTGCTCATCAGGATCCTCAGTACAACATACTATATAGAGGGATTAATCCTGTCAGATCCTTTGTAGATGCAGCCGTTGCGAAAAGAATCATGGCTAGCGTCGATATGCTTCAAATAGACGGTGCACACAACGCCAATGCCTCCGCGAAGAGAGCCTGGAAAGTCATGCCCGAACTTCTTGTTCAGCACGCAATCAATTGCGCTTTTTCCGTGAAGGCCGGCATGAAAAAGGGTTCAATAGCTCTTTCGACAGTTCCTCCCGTAGTTTCTCCGGCTCCGGAATTCAAACTGAATTTCGTTTATGCATTGACTCTTCGAGAACTTTTCAAAGAGTACAGGTTCAGGGCTCAAATGAATACGCGGTATATTGAATCCGATCTCATTGATGCGACCAGGATTCACGTTCTTGACACTCTGATTTCCAGATTGACAAGAGCAGACATCCAATCGACCATAACTCCCGATGAAGGCCGGAATGTTCCATGGCACATAAACTCGATAAGGGGAGTCGAGACTGCAAAGCACACCTTGCTAGCTCTCGATGGAATCAAGGATCTACTGAAGGTCAACGAGGAAGTTGTTAGGCCAAAGATTCGTGAGATGAAAATGAGGGCAATCCTCATGATGGAAGAAATTCTTGAAGTTGGCGGATACTTCGAGGCCGTAGAGAAGGGCTTCTTTGTCGACAACGGTCAGTATCCTGAGCGAAACGGAGACGGAATAGCAAGGCAAAAGAACGGCGGAATTGGTGCGGGCAGTGTCGTTCCAAGAGACCCCGAGTATTTTGCACCAGTATCTGAGCATTTCGGATACAACAACATTCCCGAAGGCTTCTCCTCCCCCGACGAACCGATAGGCGGCTGCACCCTCCAGGACAGATCAAAGATAAAGTACATAGACGAATTGGATGAATCTGACAACGTCAATCTAAGGATTTCTCAGCAACTGCTGGACAGAGAAAAGGGTCTCATTAGTCCCGAGGTTGAATGGTGGGGTGACGGATGGATTCAACTAGATATGACAATCCCAGACGATCCCGATCATTCGGAAGCGGCAGCTTTAGAGATAGCAAAAAGAATGGGCTTCACCGACGCATCCGTTATAAGCAAGACGGTACTGCACCCTGTTGAAGGTACATATCTTGAATTGAAGGCAAAGGTGCCATTCAAGATCGAGAGAGACTCTCTAAAACTGCCCGAAAAGCCAGATTTACTGAGTGAAGAGGAAATCACTTCTTTCGTCCAAGAACATCCTATGAGAGTCGTTGCGGGAACTGTAGGTAACGATGAACACTCGGTTGGAATCAGGGAGATTCTAGACATCAAACATGGCGGAATCGAGAAGTTCGGCTTCAAGTACACCTATCTAGGAACGAGCGTCAGTCCCGAAAAGTTCATTGACGCGGCCGTGGAGACCGGCGCAGAAGCGATTCTCGTATCAACGATTATCACTCACAACGAAGTTCATGTGAGCAATATGACGAAAATTGCTCAACTCGCTGTTGAAAAAGGTGTACGGAACAAGGTCATCATTATTTCCGGAGGAACTCAGATTACAAATGACCTTGCAGTTGCTTGCGGAATGGACGCTGGATTTGGACGTGGTACGAAGGGGATTAACGTAGCTTCATTCCTTGTGAAGAAGAAACGAGCACTTCTAGGATAG
- the ortA gene encoding 2-amino-4-oxopentanoate thiolase subunit OrtA, protein MSAIKGQWVQIHRILLDPGERAPSVPEDTRNLPLELRIRGFLLEEKAEVGELVTIETAAGRKVYGKIESVEPSHEHNFGDYIPELAEAGMELTKWLTGGDEDE, encoded by the coding sequence ATGAGTGCAATAAAGGGGCAGTGGGTGCAAATACACCGGATTCTTCTTGATCCTGGAGAGAGGGCTCCCTCAGTACCCGAAGACACTAGAAATCTTCCTCTCGAACTCAGGATAAGAGGTTTTCTGCTGGAAGAAAAGGCCGAAGTCGGTGAATTGGTGACAATAGAGACGGCCGCAGGAAGAAAGGTATACGGAAAAATTGAGTCTGTCGAACCCTCACATGAGCACAATTTCGGAGACTATATCCCGGAGCTGGCTGAAGCTGGAATGGAGCTTACAAAATGGCTAACTGGCGGCGATGAAGATGAATGA
- a CDS encoding Cof-type HAD-IIB family hydrolase — MIRLIVIDLDGTLLDNEKKISKENEDAIRLALSMGVAVSISTGRSYVSGHEYVEQLGIDVPVSYQNGALVTFGHGEEIEIISKSLLEASRARLIYTRAKEKSLNILVFYDFFRLPDISTVGPSDSPYREYYRHNKYRMIFEDDPLARISDEGIPEIALEGKESIIKEFLFESNSHLDNVTVVKNDSVEEHAFYEFFGPGVGKENGLEHVLDHLNLDWSSVAYIGDNFNDLEILKRAELPVVMANGPDEVKRHATLVTTRDNNNCGVSEAINSILKIRGEK, encoded by the coding sequence ATGATACGGCTAATAGTGATTGATCTAGATGGCACACTACTGGATAATGAGAAAAAGATATCTAAGGAAAATGAAGATGCAATAAGACTGGCCCTTAGTATGGGGGTGGCAGTTTCAATATCGACCGGTAGAAGCTATGTTTCTGGCCACGAGTACGTTGAACAGCTGGGAATAGATGTTCCCGTCTCCTACCAGAACGGGGCACTAGTCACTTTCGGCCACGGAGAAGAGATTGAGATTATATCGAAATCTCTTCTGGAAGCGAGTCGTGCCAGATTAATCTATACCAGAGCAAAGGAGAAATCTTTGAACATCCTTGTCTTCTATGACTTCTTCAGACTGCCGGACATTTCCACAGTTGGTCCTTCCGACTCCCCTTACCGAGAATACTATAGACACAACAAGTACAGAATGATCTTTGAAGATGATCCCCTGGCACGAATTTCAGATGAAGGTATTCCCGAGATCGCGCTTGAGGGAAAAGAGAGTATTATCAAGGAGTTTCTCTTTGAGTCAAACTCACATCTTGATAATGTTACCGTTGTCAAGAACGACAGCGTAGAGGAACATGCCTTCTACGAGTTTTTTGGACCGGGTGTCGGAAAGGAGAACGGACTTGAGCATGTTCTCGACCACCTGAATCTCGACTGGAGTAGCGTTGCCTACATCGGCGACAACTTCAATGACCTGGAGATACTTAAAAGGGCAGAACTTCCCGTAGTCATGGCAAACGGACCAGACGAGGTCAAGAGGCACGCGACGTTAGTGACCACCCGAGATAATAATAACTGTGGTGTTTCCGAAGCGATTAACAGTATTCTCAAGATCCGGGGTGAGAAATAG
- a CDS encoding ornithine aminomutase subunit alpha produces the protein MSIQRIDDFEERSLHLQNLSDEELDRRFWELAERIVEPLIDLAETNTSPSIERSVLLRMGLDSFQAGSIVTKANEHGLLGKGAGNLVITYAKNNSLTFEKAVEDLVTGKGWEQLASSFRGGGRNAAR, from the coding sequence ATGTCGATCCAAAGAATTGATGATTTCGAAGAGAGAAGCTTACATCTGCAGAATCTTTCAGATGAAGAGCTTGACAGACGATTCTGGGAACTTGCAGAAAGAATTGTGGAACCCCTGATAGACCTTGCAGAGACCAATACCAGCCCTTCGATCGAACGCTCCGTGCTCCTGAGAATGGGACTGGACAGCTTCCAGGCCGGCTCAATTGTCACCAAGGCCAATGAACATGGCTTGCTGGGTAAGGGAGCCGGAAACCTTGTAATTACTTATGCCAAGAATAACTCGTTAACCTTCGAGAAGGCCGTTGAAGATCTCGTGACTGGAAAGGGCTGGGAACAGCTTGCCTCTTCTTTCAGAGGGGGTGGAAGAAATGCTGCCCGCTAA
- a CDS encoding CoA-binding protein — MNYTENAKKILESFNRVIVVGFSKNVEKAANYVPTYLIEKGYRVVPVNPSMEEYSGLKVYPDLEAVVSDGVELQIVDIFRPSEEAEIIALKAIELGAKAVWLQKGITSEKAAKVAAEKGVLYVEDLCMFEEHRRISV, encoded by the coding sequence TTGAATTACACTGAAAACGCGAAAAAGATCCTCGAAAGCTTCAACAGAGTGATAGTCGTAGGCTTTTCAAAGAATGTCGAAAAGGCAGCCAACTACGTTCCGACTTATCTGATCGAAAAAGGCTATCGCGTCGTCCCCGTAAATCCAAGTATGGAAGAGTACAGCGGCCTCAAAGTATACCCAGACCTCGAAGCAGTGGTATCAGACGGTGTTGAACTCCAAATTGTAGATATATTCAGACCCTCAGAAGAGGCCGAAATCATTGCTTTGAAGGCGATAGAACTGGGAGCGAAGGCTGTTTGGTTGCAGAAAGGCATAACCAGCGAAAAGGCCGCTAAGGTTGCGGCGGAAAAGGGAGTTCTTTACGTAGAAGACCTGTGCATGTTCGAAGAACATAGGAGAATATCGGTTTGA
- the lnt gene encoding apolipoprotein N-acyltransferase: MVLILFSAVLTALAMPGMLWGYLIWVSLIPFFIAMKEVTPLKGALRAFVWGLVYLLITHYWELPVLTVNVPEVLNSFPNFIGIIVYFLMGLVIAIPFLAFGFIYGLYQRFFERYPVLLGLFAASFFTVIEYLREIGPLGFTNGRLSDALLNNQLGISQLFVLGGPLLLVFIIVFINHYLSHLYLEKTRDRAVLIIVSVSLIALFNSIMSSFIPIPHSSNKYESTIYALQTNISMQMKYYQPPEETLRIVSRALREIPEGSLVVMPEATFMSDIRSNSTGSQLQEIARERDLKILVGFPTYNDDNFNQVRFVDSEGFSEEFYAKVQLTPFVEFLPWPRVFGVFSFLKFLDYFDPGKQYTIFSVDEHRIGAQICFDSLYSNVARRLTQNGATVIVTSTNDGWFNFSTALQQHLSKSIARAIENRRYVIQVSNTGISAVIDPYGRIVKRLPSSKELSAEYVIGEFEYLPRVTTTPYTKFGNWFFWFSLLLGIALIILGGVVL; encoded by the coding sequence GTGGTCCTGATACTTTTTTCGGCGGTACTTACGGCTCTCGCAATGCCAGGGATGCTCTGGGGTTACCTGATCTGGGTCTCATTGATTCCATTCTTCATAGCGATGAAGGAAGTGACGCCTCTGAAAGGCGCTCTAAGGGCCTTTGTATGGGGCTTGGTCTATCTACTTATCACACACTACTGGGAACTACCCGTTCTCACAGTGAACGTTCCCGAGGTCTTGAACTCATTTCCTAATTTCATCGGAATAATCGTTTACTTTTTGATGGGCCTGGTAATTGCCATTCCATTCCTGGCGTTTGGTTTTATTTACGGTCTCTACCAAAGATTCTTCGAGAGGTACCCTGTTCTTCTTGGCCTCTTTGCGGCTTCATTCTTCACAGTAATTGAATACCTGAGGGAGATCGGTCCGCTTGGATTTACGAATGGGAGGTTGTCCGACGCTCTACTAAATAATCAGCTTGGAATTTCTCAACTATTCGTTCTGGGAGGACCCCTATTATTGGTCTTCATAATCGTTTTCATCAACCACTACTTATCGCATTTGTATCTGGAGAAAACGAGAGATAGAGCCGTTCTGATCATAGTATCTGTCTCATTAATTGCTCTTTTTAATTCCATAATGAGCAGTTTCATCCCGATTCCTCATTCCTCCAACAAGTATGAGAGCACAATTTATGCTCTTCAAACCAACATTTCCATGCAGATGAAGTATTACCAGCCGCCTGAAGAGACTCTAAGGATTGTATCGAGAGCATTGAGAGAAATACCTGAGGGTTCTTTAGTCGTTATGCCTGAGGCGACCTTCATGAGCGACATAAGAAGTAATTCGACTGGAAGCCAATTGCAGGAGATCGCTAGAGAGAGGGACTTGAAGATACTAGTCGGCTTCCCAACATATAACGATGACAATTTCAATCAGGTAAGATTCGTAGACAGTGAGGGCTTTTCTGAGGAGTTCTACGCGAAAGTTCAGTTAACTCCGTTTGTTGAATTTCTTCCCTGGCCCAGGGTATTCGGAGTGTTCAGTTTCTTGAAATTTCTTGACTACTTTGATCCGGGCAAGCAATATACGATTTTTTCTGTGGACGAACACAGGATCGGTGCTCAAATCTGCTTTGACTCCCTTTACAGCAACGTTGCCAGAAGACTTACTCAAAACGGAGCAACTGTAATAGTTACATCAACTAACGATGGTTGGTTCAACTTCTCGACTGCCCTCCAACAACATCTTTCAAAAAGCATTGCAAGGGCGATTGAAAACCGCCGATATGTGATTCAAGTATCTAACACGGGAATTTCCGCCGTAATCGATCCATATGGGAGAATAGTTAAACGTTTGCCATCATCTAAGGAGCTCTCAGCAGAATATGTCATTGGGGAATTCGAGTATCTTCCAAGGGTGACTACAACCCCTTACACTAAATTCGGGAACTGGTTTTTCTGGTTCTCTCTCCTGCTAGGAATAGCTTTGATAATACTTGGAGGTGTTGTTCTTTGA
- a CDS encoding inositol monophosphatase family protein, whose amino-acid sequence MDNLLLNTFSRKIRAYLPELWRKVSKEEFSVERKTGYKDIVTSVDLEIEDRLRVFLHDLFPEADYLGEESGSDVRSSTMWIVDPVDGTTNFSKSNPHYSTQIALYSENRVVLAVTYDHNRKETFHAIKGQGAYLNNKRIWVSKTGDLREATSHVGMQYSSETAFERITRRINRAIKICRGLRITGSACLDFAYVASGRADIFWEETLKPWDVASGVLLVKEAGGYVGSCVEESFDLFSPNVLVANNSPELVKEFREKVLYD is encoded by the coding sequence GTGGATAACCTTCTTCTCAATACCTTCAGCAGGAAAATAAGGGCGTATCTTCCCGAACTCTGGCGAAAGGTTTCAAAGGAAGAGTTTTCAGTGGAACGGAAAACAGGATATAAGGACATTGTCACCTCGGTCGATCTCGAGATCGAGGACAGACTTCGAGTATTTCTTCATGATCTCTTTCCAGAGGCAGATTATCTGGGTGAAGAGTCAGGTTCGGACGTGAGGTCGTCAACCATGTGGATAGTAGATCCCGTTGATGGAACAACAAACTTTTCGAAGTCTAATCCCCATTATTCTACGCAGATTGCTTTATATTCGGAGAATCGAGTTGTGTTGGCAGTTACTTATGACCACAACCGAAAAGAGACCTTTCACGCAATTAAAGGCCAGGGCGCTTACCTGAACAACAAAAGGATATGGGTAAGCAAGACTGGAGATCTCCGTGAAGCTACTAGTCATGTGGGTATGCAGTACTCTTCTGAAACGGCCTTTGAGCGGATAACCAGAAGAATAAATAGAGCAATAAAGATATGCAGGGGACTACGAATAACCGGAAGTGCCTGTCTCGATTTTGCATATGTCGCGTCGGGCCGAGCAGATATTTTTTGGGAAGAGACTCTCAAACCCTGGGATGTCGCAAGCGGTGTTCTGCTAGTAAAAGAAGCCGGAGGATATGTAGGCAGCTGTGTCGAAGAATCTTTCGACCTATTCAGTCCTAATGTTCTCGTTGCCAACAACTCACCAGAATTGGTAAAGGAATTTCGAGAGAAAGTCTTATACGACTGA
- the ortB gene encoding 2-amino-4-oxopentanoate thiolase subunit OrtB: MNDKSYKSVMSRRKEIMKASVGVDYDRYELDGIAFDYEGLMKDTSYPIEEIRNIQAETGVGCTPLIELKNITRLVRSISEPGKGARIFLKDEATNPSGSFKDRRASISVARAREFGYKGVIAATSGNYGAAVASQSMKRALKCIIVQECYDSKGRGQPEILEKARACEAYGAEVAQLTVGPELFYYFLLLLEETGFFNASLYTPYAIAGIETLGYEIVEQAQSVIGKNPDYVLATHAGGGNLTGTARGLLKAGADTTEIIGVSVDLSGLHMASDSDFNLKSFTTGHTGFGIPFAVLPDRSDVPRNAARALRYMDRYLLVTQGEVFYVTEMLARLEGLQRGPAGNTSLTAAIALAKELPEEKTIVVQETEYTGAGKLPSAQLTFARNNGIEIVRGDPIVEDYPGKTISIPEGYSQIAYKEVNMTELKESYIKQLLKQGVTLIESDYDYLSAELKISVAEAKQLVKEVSGNVDPKN; encoded by the coding sequence ATGAATGACAAATCCTATAAGTCGGTTATGTCCAGGAGAAAAGAGATAATGAAGGCCTCTGTGGGAGTCGATTACGACAGGTATGAGCTCGATGGAATCGCTTTTGATTATGAAGGACTTATGAAAGATACATCTTATCCCATTGAAGAGATAAGAAACATTCAGGCAGAGACTGGGGTCGGATGCACTCCTCTCATTGAACTGAAGAACATTACAAGACTCGTCAGATCGATTAGCGAACCGGGTAAGGGAGCCAGAATCTTCCTCAAAGATGAAGCGACAAACCCGTCTGGAAGCTTCAAAGACCGACGAGCCTCGATTAGTGTTGCGAGGGCAAGAGAGTTTGGCTACAAAGGCGTTATTGCAGCAACAAGTGGTAACTACGGAGCCGCAGTAGCTTCTCAATCAATGAAGAGAGCTCTCAAGTGCATAATAGTTCAAGAGTGTTACGATAGCAAAGGGAGAGGCCAGCCGGAGATTCTCGAGAAGGCACGCGCCTGCGAAGCATATGGCGCCGAAGTAGCTCAATTGACAGTAGGCCCCGAACTCTTCTATTACTTTCTGTTGCTGCTCGAAGAGACTGGATTCTTTAATGCCTCGCTCTATACTCCGTACGCGATTGCTGGAATCGAAACGCTGGGTTACGAGATCGTGGAGCAGGCACAAAGTGTTATAGGCAAGAATCCCGATTACGTACTTGCAACGCATGCGGGGGGAGGCAACCTCACGGGAACGGCCAGAGGTCTTCTTAAGGCTGGAGCAGACACCACTGAGATCATAGGCGTGAGTGTCGATCTTTCGGGTCTTCATATGGCAAGCGACTCTGATTTCAATCTAAAGTCCTTCACAACAGGGCATACGGGATTCGGTATTCCCTTCGCCGTTCTTCCCGACAGATCAGATGTTCCAAGAAATGCCGCAAGGGCCTTGAGATATATGGACAGATATCTTCTTGTTACGCAGGGCGAGGTTTTCTATGTCACCGAGATGCTTGCAAGACTCGAGGGGTTGCAGCGCGGTCCGGCCGGCAACACAAGTTTGACTGCTGCAATAGCGCTCGCTAAAGAGTTGCCCGAAGAAAAGACGATAGTTGTTCAGGAGACCGAGTACACAGGAGCGGGCAAATTGCCAAGCGCCCAACTTACATTTGCCAGAAACAATGGAATCGAGATCGTCCGTGGTGATCCGATTGTCGAAGACTATCCTGGTAAGACGATATCTATTCCTGAAGGATACTCACAGATCGCCTACAAAGAAGTAAATATGACCGAACTGAAAGAATCTTATATAAAGCAGCTTCTGAAACAGGGAGTTACGCTGATCGAGAGCGACTATGATTACCTTTCCGCAGAACTGAAGATCAGTGTGGCCGAAGCCAAGCAGTTGGTTAAGGAGGTAAGCGGCAATGTCGATCCAAAGAATTGA